TGCAGCTCGAGCAGACAAATTCGCAGGAGTTCCCGATGCTGTCCCGAAGCTCGCCAGTGGTGTTGGAGCCAAGTGCTGAGGGCACGGCGATCGCTGAGGCCACTCAACTCATCCAAGAGGTCTTCGAGCAACTGTCGCCAGCCCTGACGCATCAGGGCAATCAAAATGGCTTTCTTGGCTGCAAAGTGTCGAAATAAAGTGCCTTCTGCCACCCCTGCTGCTTGTGCAAGGTCGCGGGTAGTGGTGGCTTCATAGCCTTGGGCAGCAAAGAGATGCTGGGCGGCTTCGAGGATACGTTTGCGCGTAGCCACCTCAGAAG
The sequence above is a segment of the Synechococcus elongatus PCC 11801 genome. Coding sequences within it:
- a CDS encoding TetR/AcrR family transcriptional regulator, with translation MAIAPIPSPSEVATRKRILEAAQHLFAAQGYEATTTRDLAQAAGVAEGTLFRHFAAKKAILIALMRQGWRQLLEDLLDELSGLSDRRALSTWLQHHWRASGQHRELLRICLLELQFHPELRSLFETEVLTTMEEVLEAFCQTAIAQGLYRNLPCRTLARLLLNLFLLVEILPLSPLANDDSEAQIACLAEVIEHGLVLS